One genomic segment of Acinetobacter sp. C26M includes these proteins:
- a CDS encoding CocE/NonD family hydrolase gives MRSYVLWLCFSLMFILQGCVHATIQPSSTISKTVELKQRYYQAKTTAPDGTVLAFTVYQPHLTANQTAPLILHTHGFGLSRMKRPELSLYGFLLPTGQVVKTAWQNGYWVISYDQRGHGNSQGKIRLTDPEKEAQDVITIMNWAEKNLPQLAKNQHGVRTGMIGESYAGGVQYLASALDPRLQAIVPITTWYDIVHSLAPNGIPKSNWIGFLNLIGDWWNWNKFDPELKQAYLDTQQGQLKQSTYDFLKTHQASWFCSHNQAPQADALIIQGFRDVLFPFNEGVSAAQCIQQAQHEVHLIGVQGGHLQPFTQHSPLGSTPFWYIGKSVRCGNQQQYNLQKTILTWFEQKLKDRPSTTSLPELCVDQSPVNQFSDLKPVTSYDLKKTWIAPTASQAVFVPIYTAQQSTSITGSPLVSLNMQTTSEFENATLFISVAVKSKLTGKYTVLNDQTTPFNPAKKTNYDQIRSGLANQYGEDQMIELASVHGQLNKGDTLGLLINSESPYYQSTKQPKVETWISGKIVLPKLWDKTDSK, from the coding sequence ATGCGTTCTTACGTCTTATGGCTCTGCTTCAGTCTAATGTTTATATTACAGGGCTGTGTACATGCAACCATCCAGCCGAGTTCAACTATTTCAAAGACAGTCGAACTCAAACAACGTTACTATCAAGCCAAAACTACAGCTCCAGATGGAACTGTTCTCGCCTTTACGGTTTATCAACCGCATCTAACAGCCAATCAAACTGCGCCATTAATTTTACATACGCATGGCTTTGGTCTGTCTCGAATGAAACGACCCGAACTCAGTTTATATGGATTCTTATTACCCACAGGGCAAGTGGTGAAAACAGCTTGGCAGAATGGCTATTGGGTGATTAGTTATGACCAACGTGGGCATGGCAATAGCCAAGGTAAAATTAGGCTAACCGATCCAGAGAAGGAAGCCCAAGATGTCATTACCATCATGAATTGGGCTGAAAAAAACTTGCCGCAACTGGCAAAAAATCAACATGGTGTTCGTACTGGAATGATTGGTGAATCTTATGCAGGAGGCGTGCAATATCTTGCTTCTGCTTTAGATCCACGTTTACAAGCGATTGTACCAATTACCACATGGTATGACATTGTGCATAGTCTCGCACCGAATGGCATCCCTAAAAGTAACTGGATTGGTTTCCTCAATCTGATTGGTGACTGGTGGAATTGGAATAAGTTTGATCCTGAGTTGAAACAGGCTTATTTAGATACACAACAAGGTCAGCTAAAACAATCGACTTATGATTTCCTCAAAACCCATCAAGCTAGCTGGTTTTGTAGCCATAACCAAGCTCCACAGGCAGATGCCTTAATTATTCAGGGCTTCAGAGATGTATTATTCCCTTTTAATGAAGGGGTTAGTGCAGCACAATGTATCCAACAAGCACAACATGAAGTACATTTAATCGGGGTGCAAGGTGGTCATTTACAACCTTTTACCCAGCATTCACCCTTAGGAAGTACACCATTTTGGTATATTGGTAAATCAGTTCGCTGTGGTAATCAACAACAGTACAATCTACAAAAAACCATTTTGACCTGGTTTGAGCAGAAGTTAAAAGATCGGCCCTCTACTACATCATTACCTGAGTTATGTGTTGATCAAAGCCCAGTCAATCAGTTTTCTGATCTTAAACCAGTCACTAGCTACGATTTGAAGAAAACATGGATTGCACCTACGGCAAGCCAAGCGGTGTTTGTACCGATTTATACAGCGCAGCAATCAACATCAATTACAGGCTCGCCACTTGTTTCGTTAAACATGCAAACGACCTCTGAATTTGAAAATGCAACTTTGTTTATTTCAGTCGCAGTCAAATCAAAGCTGACAGGAAAATATACAGTGTTAAATGATCAGACTACACCGTTTAATCCTGCGAAGAAAACAAATTATGATCAGATTAGATCGGGATTAGCCAATCAGTATGGAGAAGATCAAATGATCGAACTAGCCAGTGTGCACGGGCAGTTAAACAAAGGTGATACTTTAGGTTTATTGATCAATAGTGAAAGTCCCTACTATCAAAGTACGAAACAACCTAAAGTTGAAACTTGGATTTCAGGAAAAATTGTTTTACCGAAGCTTTGGGATAAGACTGACTCAAAATAA
- the pnuC gene encoding nicotinamide riboside transporter PnuC has product MSALEIVAVIISLIGVTLTIRRNMWCWGFNFIACALYAYFFFTIKLYGETILQFFFIVMNVYGFYYWLKGKRQDHEIRIEPIAKTVVLAQMCLAVVFGLIFGLILKHFTDAAVPMLDSQLVAFSLLATYWTSRKHIATWILWIFVNIIYVGMFSYKEVFLTAGLYAAFVGLAAYGWWQWEQVKQKQMAHS; this is encoded by the coding sequence TTGTCTGCTTTAGAAATTGTTGCAGTGATTATTAGCCTGATTGGTGTGACCTTAACCATCCGACGCAATATGTGGTGTTGGGGATTCAACTTTATTGCTTGTGCTTTATACGCTTATTTTTTCTTTACCATAAAATTGTATGGTGAAACGATTTTGCAATTTTTCTTTATCGTGATGAATGTTTATGGATTTTATTATTGGCTCAAAGGTAAACGCCAAGACCATGAGATCCGAATTGAACCAATTGCCAAGACTGTTGTACTCGCACAAATGTGTTTGGCCGTGGTATTTGGTCTGATCTTTGGTCTGATTCTTAAGCATTTTACCGATGCTGCTGTACCCATGTTGGACTCACAGTTAGTGGCATTTAGTCTACTTGCAACTTACTGGACCAGTCGTAAGCATATTGCGACATGGATCCTCTGGATTTTTGTCAATATCATCTACGTGGGGATGTTCAGTTATAAAGAGGTTTTCCTCACAGCTGGCTTATATGCTGCTTTTGTGGGGCTGGCTGCATATGGCTGGTGGCAATGGGAACAGGTCAAGCAGAAACAAATGGCACATTCATAA
- a CDS encoding glycerophosphodiester phosphodiesterase: MFKKAALCLCLISLAGCNDDNNNQTNTTQPEYQLPKILVIGHRGASALRPEHTLASYQKAIDDGADFIEPDLVSTKDGILVARHENEIGGTTNVSTLPQFADRKKTKVIDGITLEGWFTEDFTLNELQQLKARERIPQFRPDNQKYNDLYPVPTLEQIIELADAHYKKTGKIIGLYIETKHPTYFQKQNLAMEDTLLKTLSKYQYTRDIAPIYLQSFEVGNLKYLKNQLDLHKSVKHAQLIQLYDAPSARPADYVDQNNPKTYADLATAQGLKDISAYANGVGPWKVYVFKDAAMTQTTSFVADAHKVNLKVHPYTFRPENNFLPDTLKCSTDVAKVAERCSTGSIKEMQLYLKAGIDGLFTDDPALGRQAVQNYQATTQ, encoded by the coding sequence ATGTTTAAAAAAGCTGCGCTTTGTCTCTGCCTGATCAGTCTTGCAGGCTGTAATGATGACAATAATAATCAAACTAATACCACGCAACCTGAATATCAACTGCCAAAAATTTTAGTGATCGGACATCGTGGCGCCAGTGCTTTGCGCCCAGAACATACGCTTGCGTCTTATCAAAAAGCCATTGATGATGGTGCTGACTTCATCGAACCAGATTTAGTTTCAACTAAAGATGGTATTTTGGTCGCTCGACATGAAAATGAAATTGGGGGTACCACCAATGTTTCGACCCTACCCCAATTTGCGGATCGTAAAAAAACTAAAGTGATTGATGGTATAACTTTGGAAGGATGGTTTACTGAAGACTTTACTTTAAACGAATTACAACAACTGAAAGCACGTGAACGTATTCCGCAATTCCGACCAGACAATCAAAAATACAATGATCTCTATCCTGTTCCGACGTTAGAGCAGATCATTGAACTTGCTGATGCGCATTATAAAAAAACCGGCAAAATTATTGGCTTGTATATTGAAACTAAACATCCGACCTATTTCCAAAAACAAAATTTGGCGATGGAAGACACGCTACTTAAAACGCTGTCTAAATATCAATACACTCGCGATATTGCACCAATTTATCTACAATCTTTCGAAGTTGGCAATTTAAAATATTTGAAAAACCAACTGGATTTACACAAGAGTGTTAAACATGCACAATTAATTCAGCTCTATGATGCTCCAAGTGCAAGACCAGCGGACTATGTCGATCAAAACAATCCTAAAACCTATGCTGATCTAGCGACTGCACAGGGCCTGAAGGATATATCTGCTTATGCCAATGGCGTCGGTCCATGGAAAGTCTATGTCTTTAAAGATGCCGCAATGACACAGACCACCTCTTTCGTTGCAGATGCGCATAAAGTCAATTTAAAAGTACATCCTTATACCTTCCGTCCAGAAAACAACTTCCTACCCGATACACTGAAATGTAGTACTGATGTCGCGAAAGTTGCTGAGCGTTGCAGCACAGGGTCCATCAAAGAAATGCAGCTCTATCTCAAAGCTGGAATTGATGGTCTGTTTACCGATGATCCCGCTTTAGGCCGTCAAGCCGTACAAAATTATCAGGCCACAACTCAATAA
- a CDS encoding DUF5713 family protein, whose amino-acid sequence MFEDLLLPMFDDEYYPDILVAEVKQHIQRFSKKVSRTDLSETEIYRYAHQTMIEINEMKPQFEDLESSLDDTAADYIAEAMMMVVQDVGYLEIEMEELIANREW is encoded by the coding sequence ATGTTTGAAGATTTACTCCTCCCAATGTTTGACGATGAATATTATCCCGATATTCTCGTTGCTGAAGTGAAACAACATATCCAGCGGTTTTCAAAAAAGGTCAGTCGTACCGACTTATCTGAGACAGAAATTTATCGTTATGCACATCAAACCATGATTGAAATTAACGAAATGAAGCCGCAGTTTGAAGATTTAGAATCAAGTTTAGATGATACTGCCGCAGATTATATTGCTGAAGCGATGATGATGGTGGTGCAAGATGTTGGTTATCTAGAGATCGAAATGGAAGAATTGATTGCGAATCGAGAGTGGTAA
- a CDS encoding pyridoxal-phosphate dependent enzyme, which yields MKTPLIRSSQLSELNNCNVWLKMESTQPTGSFKQRSIGNACLKYAEKGAKKFVSSSGGNAGISVAYMGKLLGIPVIVVVPKTTSQQAINLMRHERAEVIVHGDSWIEANELALSFVSEEAIYIHPFDDQYLWDGVACIIDEVITEGIRPSAVVLSVGGGSLLSGIAQGLQTHQLDIPIYAIETEGTASLNTSMQLGQHISLDRVTGIATTLAAKRVCEQAFKIAQQQNVHGITVSDQDTVSACLKFLDDHRSLVEPACGATLSILYDKKIKFEPEDDVLVIVCGGASISFEQLSEYAQQFAEPVRS from the coding sequence ATGAAAACACCACTAATTCGGTCAAGTCAGTTAAGTGAGCTGAATAATTGCAATGTTTGGTTGAAAATGGAGTCTACTCAGCCTACAGGTTCTTTTAAACAACGTAGTATTGGTAATGCCTGTTTAAAATATGCTGAAAAAGGCGCAAAGAAATTTGTGAGCTCTTCTGGTGGTAATGCTGGGATTTCTGTTGCATATATGGGCAAGCTGTTAGGAATTCCAGTAATAGTGGTCGTGCCTAAAACAACTTCGCAACAAGCGATTAATTTAATGCGGCATGAAAGGGCTGAAGTGATTGTGCATGGTGATTCATGGATCGAAGCCAATGAACTCGCACTCTCTTTTGTGAGTGAGGAAGCCATATATATTCACCCTTTTGATGACCAATATCTGTGGGATGGTGTCGCTTGTATTATTGATGAAGTGATTACAGAGGGAATTCGTCCTTCGGCAGTGGTTTTATCTGTTGGCGGTGGCAGCCTACTTTCAGGTATTGCTCAAGGTTTGCAAACGCATCAGCTGGACATTCCCATTTATGCAATCGAAACAGAAGGTACCGCTTCTTTAAATACCTCAATGCAACTTGGGCAGCATATTAGCTTAGACCGTGTCACAGGTATTGCAACCACACTTGCAGCAAAACGGGTATGTGAGCAAGCATTTAAGATCGCTCAACAGCAAAATGTTCATGGAATAACGGTTTCTGATCAGGATACAGTGAGCGCGTGTTTAAAGTTTTTAGATGACCATCGCAGCTTGGTGGAACCCGCATGTGGGGCAACTTTATCTATTTTGTATGATAAAAAAATCAAGTTTGAACCAGAAGATGATGTATTGGTTATTGTCTGTGGTGGTGCCTCGATTAGCTTTGAACAGCTTTCAGAATATGCCCAGCAATTTGCTGAACCCGTCAGGAGTTAG
- a CDS encoding efflux RND transporter permease subunit, whose protein sequence is MLSKFFIHRPIFAGVLAIIVMAVGLFSILNLPVERYPDIAPPRITVAANYSGADAQAVEDSVTQVLEQQIKGIDHLLYFNSSSDASGNSRISLFFDQGTDPDQAQVQVQNAINGAINRLPEDVQRQGVNVRKSLSDSFMVIGLGDKSGRSTNLDISDYLTNNFELNLSRIEGIGEVSVFGSQYAMRIWLDPQRLERYQLQVSDVRSAIENQNTQVAAGAIGDLPTTDQQYLNAKVTSGSLLRTPEQFENIIVKANTDGSFVYLKDVARVEVGAENYQVFNRLNGYPASGLSLSLTVGANVMQVADAVYKEVARLEKDLPEGYFVVYPRDDTPFVKESMSQVVSTLIEAIGLVVLVMFIFLQNWRATLIPAVTVPVVILGTFAVLAVLGMSINTLTLFAMVLAIGLLVDDAIVVVENVERLMHEQQFSAKQAAIQSMHEISGALVGITLVLTAVFIPMSFFSGATGIIYRQFSITLVVAMGLSLLVALILTPALCAILLKPQQKQARWAVRFNQGLDYIKTRYLNVSQKVINLKTISLLGIVLLIGSFIWIYRDLPTSFLPQEDQGILGVQFRLPEGTPMSKTEEVGKQISDYFLEHEQANLNGVMVIHGRNFSGTGQNLGQAFVSLKHWNDRKGKENSAQEIRARAMKYFSKNNQARIMVLMPSVIRGLGNSDKMEFWLQDTKGVGRESLLNSFRSLQQQGNALDSVENLDKKGNDDQAVLNIKIDHKAAMIHGLNVSEINRTLSTAWSGSYINDFIDRGRIKRVYLQGDAPYRSKPEDLNYWYVKNANGQMVPFSQFSQINWQGAPPMLERFMGYPAISLEADAATGFSSGQGMQAIRGLVDKMPDVGLAWSGLSYQEQESSNQAIWLYLISVAFIFLCLAALYESWSIPSVVMSAIPLGIGGTILFSYWFGFANDIYFQIALLTTIGLSCKNAILMVEFAASLQQQGRSALQAALEAAGLRLRPILMTSIAFGAGVIPLMFSSGAGALSRQAIGYSVFGGVVFGTILVLIFIPFMYVLVRTTFKPKTTVEAN, encoded by the coding sequence ATGTTATCTAAGTTTTTTATTCATCGCCCGATCTTTGCTGGTGTACTGGCAATCATTGTCATGGCTGTTGGTCTGTTTTCAATTTTAAATTTACCGGTAGAGCGTTATCCAGATATCGCACCACCGCGAATTACTGTCGCTGCAAATTATAGTGGGGCAGATGCACAGGCAGTTGAAGATAGTGTTACCCAAGTTTTAGAACAACAAATTAAGGGTATTGATCATCTGCTGTATTTCAACTCAAGCAGTGATGCCAGTGGTAATAGCCGAATCAGCCTGTTCTTTGATCAGGGTACAGATCCTGATCAAGCACAGGTACAGGTACAAAATGCGATTAATGGTGCGATCAATCGCTTACCTGAAGATGTACAGCGACAGGGTGTAAATGTACGGAAATCTTTAAGTGATTCGTTTATGGTGATCGGTCTTGGAGATAAGTCTGGGCGTTCAACCAATTTAGATATTTCAGACTATTTGACCAACAATTTTGAATTGAATCTAAGTCGAATCGAAGGGATTGGTGAGGTTAGTGTATTTGGATCACAATATGCCATGCGTATTTGGCTTGATCCACAGCGTCTAGAGCGTTATCAATTACAAGTCAGTGATGTTCGTTCAGCAATTGAAAATCAAAATACTCAAGTTGCGGCAGGTGCGATTGGTGATCTACCGACAACTGATCAACAGTATCTCAACGCTAAGGTTACTTCGGGCTCTTTATTACGAACACCTGAACAGTTTGAAAATATCATTGTCAAAGCCAATACTGATGGCAGCTTTGTCTACTTAAAAGATGTGGCACGGGTTGAGGTCGGTGCAGAAAATTATCAAGTTTTCAACCGTTTAAATGGCTATCCAGCATCAGGGCTTTCACTATCCTTGACTGTAGGGGCCAATGTGATGCAGGTGGCCGATGCAGTATATAAGGAAGTGGCGCGTTTAGAGAAAGACTTACCAGAGGGCTATTTTGTGGTCTACCCACGAGATGATACGCCTTTCGTGAAAGAGTCGATGTCGCAAGTGGTTTCCACCTTGATTGAAGCGATTGGTCTGGTCGTCTTGGTAATGTTTATCTTTCTACAAAATTGGCGGGCCACATTAATTCCAGCAGTTACCGTTCCTGTGGTGATCTTAGGGACTTTTGCTGTTCTCGCTGTGCTAGGGATGAGCATAAACACCCTAACTTTGTTTGCAATGGTGCTGGCGATTGGTTTGTTGGTCGATGATGCGATTGTGGTAGTCGAGAACGTTGAACGGTTGATGCATGAGCAGCAATTCAGTGCCAAGCAAGCCGCGATTCAATCGATGCATGAAATCAGTGGCGCCTTGGTCGGGATTACCTTGGTGCTTACGGCTGTTTTTATTCCAATGTCATTCTTTAGTGGTGCAACGGGTATTATTTACCGTCAGTTCTCCATTACCCTTGTAGTCGCAATGGGGTTGTCTTTATTGGTCGCATTGATTTTAACACCAGCCTTATGTGCGATTTTGTTAAAGCCTCAACAGAAACAGGCACGTTGGGCGGTCAGGTTCAATCAGGGATTGGACTATATTAAAACCCGCTATCTCAATGTTTCACAAAAAGTGATTAATTTAAAGACCATTTCACTGTTGGGTATTGTGTTGCTGATCGGCAGCTTTATCTGGATTTATCGTGATCTACCAACCAGTTTTTTACCACAAGAAGATCAAGGGATATTAGGCGTGCAATTCCGTTTGCCAGAAGGCACGCCGATGAGCAAGACTGAAGAGGTTGGAAAGCAAATTTCAGATTATTTCCTTGAACATGAACAGGCCAATTTGAATGGTGTGATGGTCATTCATGGGCGTAACTTCTCAGGAACAGGACAAAATTTGGGTCAGGCCTTTGTTTCATTGAAACATTGGAATGATCGCAAAGGTAAGGAAAATAGTGCGCAAGAAATTCGTGCGCGAGCAATGAAGTATTTTTCAAAGAATAATCAAGCTCGGATTATGGTGTTGATGCCTTCGGTAATTCGTGGCCTTGGGAATTCAGATAAAATGGAGTTTTGGCTACAGGATACCAAAGGTGTAGGGCGAGAAAGTTTGTTGAACTCTTTCAGGAGCCTACAGCAACAGGGCAATGCTTTAGATTCGGTTGAGAATCTCGATAAAAAAGGCAATGATGATCAGGCTGTGCTGAATATCAAGATTGATCATAAAGCTGCCATGATTCATGGGCTGAATGTGAGTGAAATTAACCGCACTTTATCGACCGCATGGAGTGGTAGCTATATCAATGATTTTATTGATCGTGGACGAATTAAACGTGTCTATTTACAAGGTGATGCACCTTATCGTTCTAAGCCAGAAGATCTGAATTATTGGTATGTCAAAAATGCCAATGGGCAAATGGTACCATTCTCGCAGTTTAGTCAGATTAATTGGCAAGGTGCTCCTCCGATGTTGGAGCGTTTTATGGGCTATCCTGCTATTAGTCTGGAAGCAGATGCAGCTACTGGTTTCAGTAGTGGTCAGGGCATGCAGGCAATTCGTGGTCTGGTGGATAAAATGCCTGATGTTGGTCTGGCATGGAGTGGTTTGTCTTATCAGGAACAGGAGTCAAGTAATCAGGCGATTTGGTTATATCTAATTTCGGTTGCCTTTATTTTCCTATGCCTTGCCGCACTGTATGAAAGTTGGTCAATTCCCTCTGTGGTCATGTCGGCCATTCCGCTCGGGATAGGAGGTACGATTCTGTTTAGTTATTGGTTTGGTTTTGCCAATGATATCTACTTCCAGATTGCGCTACTCACAACCATTGGTCTGTCTTGTAAAAATGCGATTTTAATGGTCGAGTTTGCTGCGAGTCTGCAACAACAAGGTCGTAGCGCATTGCAAGCTGCTTTAGAGGCAGCTGGGCTTCGACTCAGACCAATTTTAATGACTTCAATTGCATTTGGTGCAGGCGTGATTCCATTGATGTTCTCTAGTGGCGCTGGCGCATTAAGCCGACAAGCGATTGGCTATAGTGTGTTTGGTGGAGTTGTTTTCGGCACCATTTTGGTACTTATTTTTATTCCATTCATGTATGTACTGGTAAGAACCACATTTAAACCGAAGACAACAGTTGAAGCTAATTAG
- a CDS encoding DMT family transporter — MTQLPEKNFIPSTQIQPTVAPHHPRLATVGQFIAVVLIWSFTPLAAVLTVHEIHWAWGLFFRFSIAIPLAFICLFYFRQKLILTRQAFISYASGAVGLFGSMTFCYMGATRVSSGMISIIYGTAPLWSGLIAVFILKREHFLKRQWYGLIVAIFGLSLTMGLATNHIQVDLLGIIYEVIAVLLYVLSMFSVAKVGADIHPIIQTTGSTIVSWLGYLCLLPFFLSDLPTQLPSLQTSLALLYSALFSSVLAMIFYFHLIQKLNPTTVMLITILTPVFATCWGFLFNHEPLSSHLLIGLMLLCLGLFLYAYRKKPRLL; from the coding sequence ATGACACAGTTACCAGAAAAGAATTTCATCCCCAGCACACAGATTCAACCGACTGTAGCCCCTCATCACCCTCGCCTTGCTACAGTCGGTCAATTCATCGCAGTCGTGCTGATTTGGTCATTCACTCCTTTAGCAGCTGTTTTGACTGTGCATGAGATTCATTGGGCATGGGGATTATTTTTTCGATTCAGTATTGCTATTCCTTTAGCATTTATTTGTCTATTTTATTTTAGGCAAAAGCTCATTTTGACTCGTCAAGCCTTTATCAGTTATGCCTCAGGCGCAGTGGGCTTATTTGGCTCCATGACCTTCTGTTATATGGGGGCAACACGTGTCTCATCAGGTATGATTTCCATTATTTATGGAACAGCGCCTTTATGGTCTGGTCTCATCGCGGTTTTTATTTTAAAACGTGAACACTTTTTAAAACGCCAATGGTATGGACTAATAGTCGCAATTTTTGGCTTGTCACTGACCATGGGGCTTGCTACTAATCATATTCAGGTAGATTTACTGGGAATAATATATGAAGTGATTGCTGTGCTACTTTATGTACTGTCAATGTTTAGTGTTGCAAAAGTAGGCGCAGACATTCATCCCATTATCCAAACTACGGGCTCAACCATCGTTTCATGGTTAGGTTATCTATGCTTATTACCCTTCTTTTTATCTGATCTACCAACACAATTACCAAGCCTGCAAACCAGTTTGGCACTGCTCTATAGTGCATTATTTTCATCTGTGCTGGCCATGATTTTTTATTTTCACCTGATTCAGAAACTGAACCCGACAACGGTCATGCTGATTACCATTTTAACCCCAGTCTTTGCCACCTGCTGGGGCTTTTTGTTCAACCATGAGCCTCTCAGCTCACATCTGCTCATTGGTTTAATGTTACTGTGTTTAGGCCTATTTCTTTATGCCTACCGAAAAAAACCGCGTCTGTTATAA
- a CDS encoding phosphoethanolamine transferase: MKASLKNFNILLLILLPAFITGGLLISAGNLSDGLRLGFLSLPGVVFIYLAITRQKIYWYVLTITWWFIAWLDALLRSSTWFLFNSDNEAYFIIEAIANTNQQETWGFIQLHLVTIAAVVFGLLSTLSLYSFAVFKLVKPIHFSQLWQSRVYRSCIILLILLTATSYLMKPSRKVHPVIFWSEFQTKIQDFKDRIKQHKDVHHQWDLSAKNNLVLTDQAKGKQTHILVLSESLTSLNLGVCNYPRDTTPEMKKRLGEIKVFCNAFSPAPSTINALRVLLTESPAAEHDKYSSESVLAYARAAGYKIYWLSNQDDTYLSSLFGSYADKAVYKNTRSGRSSTSLDESLIPDYQQALADPEPKKLIILHLIGAHPNYKERYPDTFNKFTSTSNDQVELELKKRDIDPWIRSLRNDYDNAVLYEDSLLAKFLDDLRADAVPDFRSFTVVSDHGNEVGHEIDYAGHSPNTKAGYQVPVIMWSDKMRTTGVNKDKTLNTAELDNNLMHIMGLKDKSSPKQSYWEDENYQFTPEINWPYWKHKS; the protein is encoded by the coding sequence ATGAAGGCCAGCTTAAAAAACTTTAATATCTTGCTGCTTATTCTGCTTCCAGCGTTCATTACTGGAGGTTTGCTGATTAGCGCTGGTAATTTGTCTGATGGTTTAAGGCTCGGCTTTTTATCTTTACCTGGTGTTGTTTTTATCTATCTCGCAATCACGCGACAAAAAATATATTGGTATGTTCTCACAATTACTTGGTGGTTCATCGCATGGCTCGATGCCCTACTCCGTTCGAGTACATGGTTTTTATTCAATAGTGATAATGAAGCCTATTTTATTATCGAAGCAATTGCCAATACCAATCAACAAGAAACCTGGGGATTTATCCAGCTTCATCTAGTCACGATTGCTGCTGTGGTATTTGGTTTACTCAGTACACTAAGCCTCTATAGTTTTGCTGTGTTTAAACTGGTTAAACCGATTCATTTCAGTCAACTTTGGCAAAGCCGTGTTTATCGTAGTTGCATTATTTTACTGATCTTGTTAACCGCCACCAGCTATTTAATGAAACCATCTCGAAAGGTACATCCTGTTATATTTTGGTCTGAGTTCCAAACTAAAATTCAAGATTTTAAAGATAGAATCAAGCAGCATAAAGATGTGCATCATCAGTGGGATTTAAGTGCAAAAAATAATTTAGTGCTGACTGACCAAGCCAAAGGAAAACAGACTCATATCTTGGTTCTCTCAGAAAGCCTCACCAGTCTAAACTTAGGTGTATGCAATTATCCGAGAGATACCACACCAGAAATGAAAAAGCGGCTCGGTGAAATTAAAGTCTTCTGTAATGCTTTTTCTCCAGCACCATCTACTATCAATGCGCTGCGTGTTTTATTGACTGAAAGTCCAGCAGCAGAACATGATAAGTATTCATCCGAAAGTGTGTTGGCCTATGCACGTGCTGCTGGTTATAAGATTTATTGGCTCAGCAATCAAGATGATACCTATTTATCGTCTCTATTTGGTTCCTATGCCGATAAAGCCGTGTATAAAAATACCCGTTCTGGGCGCAGTAGTACGTCTTTGGATGAAAGCTTAATCCCTGATTATCAACAGGCACTGGCAGACCCAGAACCAAAAAAATTAATTATTCTTCATCTAATTGGTGCACATCCAAATTATAAAGAGCGTTACCCAGATACATTCAATAAATTTACCAGCACCAGTAATGACCAGGTCGAACTTGAACTTAAAAAACGAGATATTGACCCATGGATTCGCTCATTGCGTAATGATTATGATAATGCGGTTTTATACGAGGACTCTTTACTGGCCAAGTTTCTAGATGATTTAAGAGCGGATGCCGTGCCAGACTTCAGATCATTCACAGTTGTTTCAGATCACGGTAATGAAGTTGGACATGAAATTGACTATGCAGGACATAGTCCAAATACCAAAGCTGGTTATCAAGTTCCGGTAATCATGTGGTCTGATAAAATGCGGACGACAGGGGTGAACAAAGACAAGACCTTAAATACAGCCGAACTCGATAACAATCTCATGCATATTATGGGGCTTAAAGATAAATCATCGCCAAAACAATCTTATTGGGAAGATGAAAATTATCAATTCACACCAGAGATCAATTGGCCGTATTGGAAACATAAGTCTTAA